A stretch of DNA from Castor canadensis chromosome 2, mCasCan1.hap1v2, whole genome shotgun sequence:
CTGAATGAAAGACACCCATTCCTCCAACTCTACTCTCCAGCAGCAAGCTAACGCAGCAGCAGAGAGGAGCCAACGCAGGGATTCTTAAGCCGAGACGTATGGCCAGAGCCTGGAGGAACTGAGCACACCTGCAAACTGCACAAAACTCCCTAGCTCTGCAGTCCTTGTCTGCATGCCCTTCATGAACTGCACTGAAACTGCTCTGCCCACTTCTCCAACAATCTCTAACACAGCAAACCCAGCAGGCATGTCGCACAGTCTGAACTTCTCAGCAGTGTTTGACATGGACCACCCAGCTGGACACTTTGCTTAGTTTCCTCCTGTTTCTCTGGACACTTCTGCTGATTCCTTTGCAGTCTTTCTGCCATTAAAAACaagtactactactactactactaacaATGATGATCGCGACGAAGATaatgataatcagaatataataATGACAACAGCTCATCCGTATCTATTTGCTCTGTGCTGGGCAATAATGGTTCAGTTCTTTAATCCTCAAAATCATCCTAAATCATTCTCCCACCAGCAGCCAGTGATTTTTCCAAAAACCAAATCTCATCTTCCTTGCTTAAAACATAATGGCTTTCCCTTGTCCGTAACTTTgtttgtatgggtgtgtgtggtactggggtttgaactcaggatctacaccttcagccactccaccaaccatttTGTGGccagtttttttgagatagggtctcatgaattatttgcccgggctggttttgaactgtgatcctcccaatctctgcctcctgagtagctaggattacaggcatgagccaccagtgcctggctatccATAGCTTTCAAGGTTTTTGAAGATGTGGTTCCTGCCCACCCCTCCAGTCCAATTTCTCACTTGCCTCTTTCTTCATGACCCTTCTACTTTAAACTTTTTCAATAATTCTAGGACTTTGCATGTACTGTTCCTACTGCCTGAAACACTTTCTCCCTCTCAGCCTAAAATGGTTCCTGTTTGAAGCTTCAATTGaatgtcaccttttttttttttttttttttggagtgtgaGGTTATAAGGGGGCAGTGAGGTTGAGACAGACAGTAAAACCAGTTTGCCAGGTCCAACTCACAGTTCTGCCACTTCTTATCTGTAGAACCTTGGGCAAGCTATTGAACTGACACTTCAGTTCCTGGTCTCTTAAAGTGGCCAAGGCCTGTTGTTAAGatgaaagaaatgggcacatggaGGGCCTTGCTGTCAGCTTGGTATTTCCTGATCCCAGACCACATTAGGACTCTACACCAGGTGTCTCTTAATAACATGCAGTGCCAACCTCACTCCTGAAATGTTTGTTCATTTGCCCACCTTGCCAGACTGTCAACTCTGTGAGGCAGGGGCTTTGATTTTGATCCTGTTCGTAGCTCATCCTTATGAGGCAATGACTAGAAGTCATTGGTGTTACTCCAGCAAATGGGCACCTTGCACAAGGAAAGATGGTAAGCTTTTTAACAATAGGGCATACATAATCAACTCATGCTGACACTGAAAGCAGTCACAAAGACGACTTAGTAATTAAGAAAatagctttattatttttaaatgttccaaTATTCAATGTAAAAACCGTGATAGTGGCTTTTGCACAACTTTACAAAttgtagaaaaattattttcccccttcttttcaGAAATCTCACCCTCAAATCAGACAGGGTTCCACTGTAGCTGAAAGCCAGCAGGAAGGTGAAGCAGCAAATACAGCAACTATGTCTGGGTGACCAGAAGACTGTCCTACACATTAAAGCCCAGGCTGAGCCCCGAAGACTGTGATCCCCGAGAAAGGCTCAATCCATCCAGATCTGTAGCACACTGAGGCAGGCCTCTGTCGTGAAGGCCAGCAGTCCACCAAAGGCCTGCAGCATGGCACTTGTGGGTGGCAGGACACAATCAAGGCAGCTTTGTGAGAATGAGGACAGGAGCAAGCCTGCCACTCAGAACCCTCTAAACACAGCAAGGAACAAGGCTGTGGATCCTGGCCAAATGGTGCTCTAGGTTTAGAAATTTCCCTTCTACTCAGCTCACAATGACTAATTTGTCAaacagctatttaaaaaaaatcagaaaacacatTCGGTTCTATAATCAGCAGTtgataatttttagaaaaagatgACTTGAGTTGCTCATTGTTAAGTCTGTACTTTTTTTCTTACAGGCCTctgattccttcctttctcttgcctGGTTTGAGGGGAGGGAGATATAGCTGGAGCCAAAGGCTGTTTGTTGGTCTGAGGAAACTGTTAAAAATGTTTTGCACTCACATACAAAGGTTGATGGACTCTCACTGACTTTTATGAGAAACATGACCGACCCTGTTGGGTGTCTCAAGTCAAAACAAGGCAACCGCCTAGTGATTTATAGTCCCCACAACACAGCTCTGCCTTCCAGAAGGCATTAGAGAAAGGGGCAGCCTCTGCCAGGAGTGACTGTAAACACACCACTGACAGCTTGGACACTTTGTTTTGAAGTGCAGCAGGACTTTTTCCTTTGGCCTTGGCTGGAGTCAACTTCTTAGGACTTTAGGAAGGAGCAGATGGAAGGGCTCCCCAGAAACCTGCAAGTGAGGGTCAAGGGTCCCCACTGACTGGACTGTAGCTGGGATCATCATCAAAGGCAATCAGTTCACTTATGGCATACAAATCGTCCTGTGGTCCCCCACCTCATCCCCAGGCTTGGCCTGGCTGGACATGAGGCACACGTGGTAGAGAACAAGCTATCCTAAGGCACATGGCTGAGGTGGCCCCCACACCAGGCCCAGAAAGATTATCTCTTTGCACGATTCCAAAAGTGTTGGAAAGCAGAGGAGTTGATGACACTCATTATGAATAGCAACAGCAGATAGAGGGACATCATGACCAGGAACCAATGGCTGGAAAACCAGGAGAGCTGGCTCGAAGCCCTGCTGAAGTGAAAAAAAGTCATGttggcaacaaaagaaaaacatttctttaagTGTATGCAACAAGTTCTGGCTCAAAGAGGATGAAATGATGAATTTCATCCTCTGCGTGAGCCATGAAGTAAAGTTTTGTGCTCCTCTACTAGAGAGATGTGGGGCTGTCTGTCCCAGCACTGATGTACCTttcaacagaactttttctaaatgCACAAAGACAGCAATGCAATGAGCTCATCTTGATCTTCCCTTCCATAGTTCCTCTTTTACCTTTTATAACTCATCTTTTTTTAGGCAAGACTTGGGTATCTAAAAAAATAATCTAGCTCAGGGTGTCTGCCCAGATGGTGGCCGGTTGTTTAGCAAAAGTCTTTTCACTTTAAGACATGTACAGATGTAAATCTGAGCTAGGGAAATCCTCTTTGGCCTATTGGGAAAAGTTCTAAGCCATCCAAGAGTGCACTAATGACACACTCCAGGGAGAAGTGGGAAAGGACTGGAATTTTCAAGTACAAAAAGCCAGATACTTTTTAAAGCAAGTGAAAACGTCCCCCAGACTCAGGAACCCTGTACAGATTCTCAAATGTGAGTGAGGGTGGGCTTTAGTGGTTTATGAAATTTTGAAGCATGGAAACCACTGGTAGTACAAGAAGGAATGAGATCATTATAAGTGTCCCTTTTCCTCTCATACCTGCTTGCCTGCTGCTGACCTGTACCACAGGCTCTACCAAAGACTTCAACAATGTGACAAGATCTCAATGTGACCCCCAACGTGAGATAGGACTAGGCACACAGGTCAGTTCTTCAGAGCTGAAGGCCCTCACTTGCTGCTGGGTTTGACACTCATTTTGTTTGTCTCTATCTTTTCTatcttttgtggtactaggaatcaaacccagggtctcatgtatgctgggcaagtgctctaccactgagctatgcccctcaGCTTCAACACTCTCATTTAGAAATAAAGATGAACCATTTCAGGTCTACAGAGGGGCAGGCACTGGTTCAAGAGCATGATGGAAGGGACAGGGTGGCTGCACACATGAGCTAGTGTACAGATACCACCCTGCCTCTTGGCTTAATCTCATCAGTGGGTTTCGGTGGGTTTCAATCTGGGCCTGGTGGCTAAGTTGCTACCAATTTGACTTCATGCAAAGACTTGTGTTTacagatctttctatccttttcaCTAAAATATACCGAGAGTATATTTTAAGATACTTAAGAGCCAGGTCATGCCTTCTCTGActcctcacccctccccatcTCCAGCCTACTGATTTATATACTTTACACACAGTGGAGGCCTAAGGCTGGGGGGAAGTGGTGCTGATAAGGAAGATACCAGTGCTCTGGACTCAGCCTCTAGTACTCCTGACCTCCAGGCAGGGACCATCCTTCTTACCTCTTGGGCTGCTTCTGCGAATACACCAGCAGATACTTCACTCGCAGGAGCTGGTTATTGGTAACCACAAAGTACTTAGGAGGGATATCTCCCCCTTCGCTATGTTTGATTCTCGCTCTTCTGCGGTCTATCTCCTTGGAATCTGAATGAGGAGAGTAAAGCACATCTTCATTACGAGGGAAACACACAACTATAGAAGcaaattaggaaaagaaatgagTCAGGCATCCTGGTCCTGAGGTGCAGAAACCCTAGCAAGCTGGGGAAATGGCCCTGTGTATGCATgtgaaacaaaactgaaaacaggaGAATCTGGCAGGCGGACAGATGGGAGGGAAGCAAGGAACAGGAAGCCATAAGTGATCCAAAGAAGAACAGAGTTCAAATGAGTAGAAAaagcagagggaggaagcaaactGATGaccataacagcaacaaaaatactGCAGGGCAAGGTGCGGTGGTATgcgcctacaatcccagctgcttgggaagtggaggtggggaggatctcagtttgaggctactctaggcaaaaagctagtgagaccacatctcaacaagctgggcatgatggttcacgCTTGTCATCCCTGTTATTTAGGGGCATAGGTATAAGGATTGGGTTCAAGGGTGGCCCCtggcaaaaaataactaaaacaaaacaaagagctaggagtgtggctcaagtggtagtgggcctgcctcgcaagtgcaaggccctgagttcaaactccagcaccacaaaaaaaaaaaaaaaataataataataataataatactctaGCACTGGAAGAGGACTTGATCGGAACGAGGCCCTTAGGAGGTACTTTGAACAGCCATGTAGATTTGAGTGTCTCAGAACACTTATCTTCTACCCCTACTACcaaggcttctttaaaaacagaaaaactttcTCCTTTAGTAACATGAAAAGgcttttccaaaaaagaaaaaaaagaaaacgccAAAGCTGCATGCCAGCACAGGGTTTTGTTTTAATGTCAGTTTGCAAACTTCCTAAGAACTACAGGTGCAAATATTCATATGTCTAGTTTGGAACGGTGTTGTCAGACCTGGGCCGGTTCCTCAGGACCCAGTTGTTTTACATTAGAGGCCAGAACAGTCCGTTTTCTGAATTCTCCTTTGCTTAGAAAAGCCGACAGTCCAATGACTCTTCTGCCTTGGAGGAGGCAACACAGCAGGAGGCATAGGGTGAGTAGTCTGAGGGACATATCGAGTGGACAGACAGTCGTCCACTCTGTGGAGAGCTAGGATTTACTCTCCAGACCTCAGATGCTCTGCTCATTCTCTGAGGGCTCCAGCACACAGCAGAGTGACTCAGAGGGTCTGGACCAGTGTCCTCAGCTTTAGTTTGGCAAAAACTTGGTAAATGTCAATTATATACCAGGCTCTCTGCTAACGCCAGGTGCCCGAGAATAAGACCTGGTTCCAACAAACTCATGCTcctctcacactttttttttagtataagggtttgaactcagggccttgtgcttgcaagtaGGTGCTTGcaagtaggtgctttaccacttgagccatgccctcagccctttttgctctagttattctacttatttttcaagtaaattCTCTTATTAATGCCCAGGTGGACCTGGACTACAATTCTCTTATTTCCACTGAGATGGCAGGTGcatatcaccatgcccagttttttatcggttaagatgggatctcttgaacttttagccagagctggccttgaacctcagtcctcctgatttccaccttcttgagtagctgggattataggtgtaagccactgcacctgcTTCACAAACTTGCTTTTCATTTGTCAGATCTTGTCTCCTTCCCAAAGCTTTCCCTGACCACTAGACCCACCATGATTGCTCCATCCTCTGAGCTGTCCCATGACCTTGTCAGCCCCCTCACCTGGCACTGCCTGCCTACTACCTAGAGTAAGTGACCTTTTCCACTGTTTGTTCAATTCCTACAAGGACTTTTCCCTCCTTAAAAGCAGGTCCCTGTCCTGTATTGCTCCACCCCCACTCATCCCTTAAGCATGCAATGGACCTCCCCACGCACACATACAGCCAGGCAATGACCAGAGCCTGCAGCCAGATCTAGGCCAAATGCTCACTCACCCTTCTTCTTGGTTTGGCACTTGACATCTGGATGGTCAATGACCTCACATACAGCCACACAGCTAAGGATGGGGCCAAGGAGGCTGTGCTGCCACCCATGCCCATGGGGGCTATAAATGAGGGCCAGACTCAAGTCACTCGTGAGGTAGGTCCCCTCTCCAAACAAGGACGTCTGGAATGGTAGAAGCCAACAGACAAGAAGTACAAGAATTGGCACCATGATACAACACAGGTCATTCTTCAACAAAGTTACAAACATAAAAATTTCAAGCCTCTTTTTTTCCTGTAAGACAATAGGATCAAATAACCTGTGACATCATTTACAAGCTTATTACTAAATACATTCCCATCTGACAAGTTTAAGTAACCGTGGCTTTGGCCACTT
This window harbors:
- the Parp16 gene encoding protein mono-ADP-ribosyltransferase PARP16 isoform X3, whose amino-acid sequence is MEFSSLQLADARRLPNLKELLQSSGDKDKRVWDLVSWILSSKVLTIHSTGKAEFEKIQQLTGAPHTPVPTPDFLFEIEYFDPVNAKFYETKGERDLIYAFHGSRLENFHSIIHNGLHCHLNKTSLFGEGTYLTSDLSLALIYSPHGHGWQHSLLGPILSCVAVCEVIDHPDVKCQTKKKDSKEIDRRRARIKHSEGGDIPPKYFVVTNNQLLRVKYLLVYSQKQPKSRASSQLSWFSSHWFLVMMSLYLLLLFIMSVINSSAFQHFWNRAKR